From the genome of Aeromonas hydrophila subsp. hydrophila ATCC 7966:
CTTGAGCCTGCGTCCAGCGTCACCCCGAACAGGCAGGCGAGATCGTTAGGCGTTGCCAAGAGCTCGCCCCGCCCCTGCCAGTAGGCGTCGGCGCTGCGGGCTTGGCTCGCGATATGGCGGCCAAATTCGAGCCAGGCGGTATCCGGCTCGCGCTGCGGCAACAGGCCGTTCATCAGCGCCTGATAACCGCGATGCAGGGAACCCAGCAACACGGGGCCACTCCAGCCATCCAGCACGCCGTGATGGGCGCTGAAGATCACCTTGTGGTGATCGGGGGCCAATTTGAAGCAGGCAAGGCGCAGCAGGGGCGCCTGCTCCAGCGGGATCGGGCGGGCCAGATCCTGCTCGCGATAGGCCTGGATCCGTGCCTCTGCATGTTCCACTTCAGACAAGTCCTCATAGTGGAATGGCAACTCGGCGCGCTTGAGGATGCGCTGGAGCGCCACCCCATCCGCCAGCACCAGTTCGCTGCGAAGGGCCGGCCAAAGGGCGATCTGCCCCTGCCAGGCCTGACGGTAGATTGCCACGTCCAGCGGCTGGCGATAGTCAAGCTCGGTCTGCAGGTGATAGGCGTGATCCCGGGGCAGCAACGCCCTGTGATGGAACATGCTCTGCTGAAGCGAGGTCATGGGCAGCAAGGTCTCCACCTCGCGCCCGCTCAGCACCCGGTCGAGCGCGGTTTGCGAGAGGCCAAGCACCGGGAAGTCACTCGGGGTGTGGCGTGGGGCCTTCAGGTTGCAGCAGTGCTCCACCAGCGCCGTCAGGTTATCCGCCAGCCGCGCCATCAGGGCATCGCTCGCCTGCTGGTTGAGGGCGCCCACCTGGCGCAGGGTGAGGCGGCCATCAAACACGCCCCCGTGCAGGCTGACCAGCTCGCGCGGCAGGTTGTCAGGGGACGTGGGGGCCCCCGGCACCAGCGGCAGGGGTTGCCAGGGCTGAGCAGCCTCGCCCTGATGACTGACCCCCAGGTAGTTGAAGACGATAAGGGCTTCGGGCAGTGCCCAGCCACGTGGGTGGTGCAGCCGCAGGGCGTTGAAGCCCACCCCCTTGTCCGGTACGGCGCGCAGCTGCTCCTTGGTGGCGCACACCAGCGCATCCCACTCCTTGGCATCCGCCAGCGCCAACGGGTAGGTGCTGGTGAACCAGCCCAGGGTACGGCTCACGTCCAGTTCCGCATCGATGGCCTCGCGGCCGTGCCCTTCCAGCATCACGCAGTGACGGCTGCCGTAACCCTGCTCGTTCAGGGTACGGGTCAGTGCCGCCAGCAACAGGTCGGGCACCCGGGTGAAGTAAGCCTGGTTGGCGGTGTCGATGAGCCGGGCCGTGGTCTCCTGACTCAGTTGCAGCAGGCTGGCGGCGGCGCGGCCATCGGCGGCGCGCGCCGCTTCCAGCAGGTGACCCTGGCTGCCTTCCCCCTGAGCCAGCCAGAAGCCAAGCTGATCCTCTTCCCGTTTGGCGTAGGCCGCCAGCCCCTCGCCCCACTGGCGATAGCTGCTGCCCTTGGCGGGCAGCGGCTCACCCCTGCTCACCCGTGCCAGATCCTCGGCCAGAATGCGCCAGGAGACCGCATCGATGACCAGGTGATGGAAGGCGAGGAAGAGCCCCTCCACCGTCTCGCGCTCGCCCTCCCGCTCACCTTCCAGAGAGAGATTACGCAGGCGGGCCCAGGCCAGGGTATGGCCGCTGGCAGGGTCGAAATCTCCCTGCAGCTCGGTCAGGCGGGCCTGTAGCTCTATCTCATCGAGATTGGCGGCATCCAGAGTCGGCAGCGGCGGCAATGGCAGTTCGGCCAGGTAGCGCTGGCCGGTCGGGGTCACCGCCAGACGCAGGGCATCGTGGTGCTGGCGCAACGCATCCAGCCAGCCGCGCAGGGCCTCATCATCCACCCCGGCCGGCAGGCGCAGGATCACCCCCTGGTTCCAGTGACCGGACTTGGCAAAGCCCTGCTCGAAGAACCAGTGCTGAATGGGGTGGAGCGGGAACTCGCCGGTCAGGCTGCCCTGCTCGCTCCTGTGGCTGACCGCCTGCTGCTGGCCGAGCTGGCGGCAGAGGCGGCGCACCGTCTTGGCTTCGAACACGTCCTTCACGCTGCAGTGCAGTCCCGCATCCCGCAGCCGGGTGGTGAGCTGGATGCTGAGGATGGAGTCACCGCCCAGACGGAAGAAGTCATCCTCCACCCCGAGCGGTTGCTTGAGCACCCCTTGCCAGATGGCGAGCACGGTCTGCTCCAGTTCGTTTTGCGGCTCGCCCTTGCTCTGCTGCCAGACGATGGCGGGCAGGCGGCGCAAGTCCAGCTTGCCGTTGGGGGTGAGCGGCATCTCGGGCAGCCAGCAGAGGCGCGCCGGCACCATGTATTCGGGCAGGCACTCGCCGGCCCGCTGCAGCAGGGCATCCCCGTCGGGCTCCCTTGCCCCGGCCTGCAAACAGGCATAAGCGAGCAGGCGCCCCTCCTGCACCACCACCTTGATCTGGCGAATGACCGGGCACAATTCGGCGAGCCGGGTCTCTATCTCACCCGGCTCGATGCGATAACCGCGCAGCTTGATCTGCTCGTCTATCCGACCCAGATACTGGATGTTGCCATCGCGACGCAGCAGGGCCCGATCGCCGGTGCGATAGAGGCGATATGTGCGTTCCTCATTCGTTGCATCTAAGGCCAGCTCGATAAAGGCCTCCTGGGTGCGCTCCGGCAGATTGAGGTAGCCGCGGGCCAGCCCCAGCCCCGCCAGGCAGAGCTCGCCGGGGACCCCCACCGGGCAGAGGTTGCCCGCCTCATCCAGGATCAGCGCCTTCAGGTGGTTGACGGGTCGACCGATTGTGATGGGCGCCCCCGGGGTGAGCCGCGCGCAGAGCGCAGTGACGGTGCACTCGGTCGGGCCGTACATGTTGAACAGCGCCACCCGCTCTCCCCAACGCTCCACCAGGCTGCTCGGGCACGCCTCACCGCCAAAGCCGATGGCCTTGAGGGAACCGAGATCCGCCGCTGGCAGCAGGTTGGCGAGCAAGGCGGTCGGCAAAATCATATGGCTGGCACCACAAGCGATCGCGGCACCGATCACCCCCTCGCCCGGCTCGCCGAAGTGCAGGGCCGCGCCGCAGTACAGGGGCAGCAAGCTGGTCATGTTGCCGGCATCAAACGAGAGGGACATGCAGTTAAACATGGCGCCATTCTGATCAAGGGCGATCCGCTCACCGTGATCCGCCATCAGGTTGACCAGGCTGCCCTGCTCTACCATGACTCCCTTGGGCAGGCCGGTGCTGCCGGAGGTGTAGATGATCTGGGCCAGCATGGCGGCGTCCCGGGGCAGTGCGGGCGTGCTGGTTGACATCTTGTCCAGCGCCAGCTGGTGCAGGTTGTGGTATTCGGCAGTCGTGCCCGCCAGCGCCTCGCCAAGCCGCGGGTCCGGCACGCCACCCAGCACCAGGCTGATGGCTGCATCGCCCAGGATATGGGCCAGCCGCTCGGCGGGATAGGCAGGGTCGAGGGGTACATAGGCCGCCCCCGCTTTCCAGCAGGCGAGCAGGGCGATGACGAAGGCAACATCGCGTCTGGCCTGGATGCCGATGGCGGCGCCCGGGGTGACGCCCTGAGCCTGCAGCCAGTAGGCCAGCCGGTTGGCACGCACCTCCAGCTCGCCATAGGTCAACAATTGCGCACCGTCGCTGACCGCCAACGCGTCCGGGCACTTCCCAGCGCGCCGCTCGATATGACAGAGCAGGGTGTCACGGCTCAGGTAGTCCCGCGGCAGGTCGGCAAGCTGTGCGGCCAGCGCCGCCTGGTCGGTGCCCGCCTCCAGCGGCAGTTGCCAGATATCGGTCTCGGGGGCCGCCACCACGGCGCGCATCAGGTGCAGCAGG
Proteins encoded in this window:
- the amoG gene encoding amonabactin biosynthesis non-ribosomal peptide synthetase AmoG, translating into MNNMILLLKQLERQGVKLALNDKGQLISQSSKEAVTPAIGATIKAHKDELVRCLAARAAFEAPIVAEGARQGPLSSSQSGLWFIEQYEEASHLYNMPVYFRVSGELDTAALEFAFDHLFARHPSMRTRFIKDEAGRGAQEILPHAPFKLQIEDVSAEPAAEREAYVARRVREEIGRPFSLTQGDLSRVHLIRLGSREHVLLITQHHIISDGWSVKNMFADLKRAFLAHQNREPLQVSELPLTYIDYARWFNSDRFLDYHAEFKPFWVDRLGGSPEVHGLPLDKPRPAHQDSGGELVFSTIDNDLWESFKRLCQRHSTSNFIGLHALFALLMVRQSGEKEVVIGTPLAYRERHEIESLVGFFVNTLVLRTQLSGKPSFVDYLQQCREEDLAAFDHQLYRFEALAEAIGADRTTAINPIFQIMLVYQAKVDFNDLIPGCQLVEETSPVLPAKTDISVKVTELMDSVRVDWLFATALFERETIQAYADRLLHLMRAVVAAPETDIWQLPLEAGTDQAALAAQLADLPRDYLSRDTLLCHIERRAGKCPDALAVSDGAQLLTYGELEVRANRLAYWLQAQGVTPGAAIGIQARRDVAFVIALLACWKAGAAYVPLDPAYPAERLAHILGDAAISLVLGGVPDPRLGEALAGTTAEYHNLHQLALDKMSTSTPALPRDAAMLAQIIYTSGSTGLPKGVMVEQGSLVNLMADHGERIALDQNGAMFNCMSLSFDAGNMTSLLPLYCGAALHFGEPGEGVIGAAIACGASHMILPTALLANLLPAADLGSLKAIGFGGEACPSSLVERWGERVALFNMYGPTECTVTALCARLTPGAPITIGRPVNHLKALILDEAGNLCPVGVPGELCLAGLGLARGYLNLPERTQEAFIELALDATNEERTYRLYRTGDRALLRRDGNIQYLGRIDEQIKLRGYRIEPGEIETRLAELCPVIRQIKVVVQEGRLLAYACLQAGAREPDGDALLQRAGECLPEYMVPARLCWLPEMPLTPNGKLDLRRLPAIVWQQSKGEPQNELEQTVLAIWQGVLKQPLGVEDDFFRLGGDSILSIQLTTRLRDAGLHCSVKDVFEAKTVRRLCRQLGQQQAVSHRSEQGSLTGEFPLHPIQHWFFEQGFAKSGHWNQGVILRLPAGVDDEALRGWLDALRQHHDALRLAVTPTGQRYLAELPLPPLPTLDAANLDEIELQARLTELQGDFDPASGHTLAWARLRNLSLEGEREGERETVEGLFLAFHHLVIDAVSWRILAEDLARVSRGEPLPAKGSSYRQWGEGLAAYAKREEDQLGFWLAQGEGSQGHLLEAARAADGRAAASLLQLSQETTARLIDTANQAYFTRVPDLLLAALTRTLNEQGYGSRHCVMLEGHGREAIDAELDVSRTLGWFTSTYPLALADAKEWDALVCATKEQLRAVPDKGVGFNALRLHHPRGWALPEALIVFNYLGVSHQGEAAQPWQPLPLVPGAPTSPDNLPRELVSLHGGVFDGRLTLRQVGALNQQASDALMARLADNLTALVEHCCNLKAPRHTPSDFPVLGLSQTALDRVLSGREVETLLPMTSLQQSMFHHRALLPRDHAYHLQTELDYRQPLDVAIYRQAWQGQIALWPALRSELVLADGVALQRILKRAELPFHYEDLSEVEHAEARIQAYREQDLARPIPLEQAPLLRLACFKLAPDHHKVIFSAHHGVLDGWSGPVLLGSLHRGYQALMNGLLPQREPDTAWLEFGRHIASQARSADAYWQGRGELLATPNDLACLFGVTLDAGSSGRHTQQRPAVCATALPAEVATLLARRARELGVTAGLLVQYAWHRLLACRSGDAVTLVGNVTPGRDYPIEGITASVGLYINSLPLALAWRTELTLAEHIARLQADLMALNEHGTQSLAALTKGRARLFQSLFVFENYPMPAAPAAPEPHQLVPRFGAVVEKVELPLSLVVSSRGETLQLRLEFDGEQIPEARAEAVLADWLAELAWLAQADLGQPASVVVAPPPVMPQVAATPSTVTQVAAPGLAQPPAEARVLVALWERQCGVPGIWQQTLCELGVDSVQQLALLAALNEAFGQERAPLTLQTLKAHPSPSRLYRHWLVRQTEAEL